The Coffea arabica cultivar ET-39 chromosome 9c, Coffea Arabica ET-39 HiFi, whole genome shotgun sequence nucleotide sequence GGAGAAAATTTGAGCTTGACACTGAAAAATAATGATGAACTGCAATTATAACGTCCAAAGGAACAggttttaaaaataacaaatagCTTGATTTATTTTCTGTAAAAAGTGCATAAGCTACATCAACGATAATAGTAATAGcagtaataataacaataatgatGGGGTGAACAGAAGGGAAAGAAATGCGGCTATGTTTATTTTGATCCCATCACAAATGTATCCAGAAGATTAGACTAAGAATCAAATCTTGCTGGGGGGAACATTTGATGAAGAAGCCTCTTCTGTCAACTTCTTGGCATGTTCCTCCAATTGGAGAAGCAGGTTGTCTATCTTTGCCTCCAGATTTGTTACCATTTCCATGTCCATTTGATCAATTGGCACACCAGgccaaccaacaatgccatccTGGGCAAAAAGTTCATCCAACTTCTTGGCTCGTTCTTCTTCAATCTCTTGTTGAACTTCAAGCTCATGAAGTTGTTGCTCGAGCTGTTCAACTCTAGCTCGAGCAAGGGCCTCAGCAAGTTGATCTGCATCGTCCCTAGGCATGTCTCTCCCCAGAAATCGATTGAAAACTTTGTCTGCATTTGGATGGAAGAAAGAGTGTGGCTCACCAGTTGGAGAAAAAATTATGACTCCAATGTCAACTTTGCATGTtgtgcaaagttcacttgcttCCATGAAAAGCTCATCTCTTAGTTTGTAAAAAGTAGCATACAGATCATCCTCCTTTTCTATCTttttcatctcaattttttCACGACCTTTCATCTGCTTATCTCCCGTGAGTTTTCAACAAGTGAACTCAGGAATGAGTCTCTCAGTTCTGTATGCAAATTTATAGTTGAAAGCCAAGGGATTGCTtaattattatattttataattagtTTTAAAGTAAATGAAAAGATTTAGTGGACGTTCTATCCATATTTGTATACGTTTTGTCCATATTTGTATCCGACTCTTTTATAATTAGTTTTAAA carries:
- the LOC113708121 gene encoding agamous-like MADS-box protein AGL28 yields the protein MKGREKIEMKKIEKEDDLYATFYKLRDELFMEASELCTTCKVDIGVIIFSPTGEPHSFFHPNADKVFNRFLGRDMPRDDADQLAEALARARVEQLEQQLHELEVQQEIEEERAKKLDELFAQDGIVGWPGVPIDQMDMEMVTNLEAKIDNLLLQLEEHAKKLTEEASSSNVPPSKI